The following are encoded in a window of Bordetella genomosp. 10 genomic DNA:
- a CDS encoding TonB-dependent siderophore receptor, translated as MPFRTFPLPRKAAPPPSSSWLPPKRLVLILGALWALQALPAAAQTAEAPAAASTRQYRIPAGPLADVVNQFAGQAGIALTFDANALQGETSRGVQGSFDVDGGLRQALAGSRWQAHRRANGAYVLEPAPAADRGAADAGASVTMATVSVTGSADRATTEHSGAYGGSATTIFKGQQSVRETPQPVTIVSRQLLNDRMLPDLHDVLQNVPGVTVDYTDSERVNYYSRGYQIDSLQVDGINMYQSGSTFVQPDTAVLDRIEILRGSAGILRGSGNPSATVNLVRKLPTRDFQASVTGTLGSWDRRRAEADISGSFNDSQTLRGRIVAVTDDKDFFQDARDEHRRVFYGVLQADITDRTTVTASFEHSQLKATGAWGGLPRNFDGSALDLGRSTYLGSDWNHWNRWNEQAMLSVEHMFDNEWQIKATAMNTRFRYFDGGFTQTYISRASKTNPYLFNVVTSDYPNSASDQNAFVLTANGPFEAFGRKHHLTVGAESSYVRTTASSGYASYGPLNNIDIRDWDSYRTYPEPSSYAGGSYYEASNNVVKQQALYALGRFSIADPLTVMLGARGTWYDYEVLQGTAKYRVNHEITPYGGVVYDLNDTFSVYGSYSQIFQPQQAYDSGGNLLDPIRGDDYEAGIKGEFFGGRLNTALSLFQITNKGKAMDDASSPNPCLPNYPTGYCKVDGGKTRSRGWELEVSGELTPDWQIMAGYTNTRTKYLKDSTASNVGLPIRSLDPRHLVRVFTTYRLPGALHGLTLGGGVQAQSSTYATGGGVTAKQGGYAIYNAMAAYDINKHVRVQLNVNNIFDKVYYKKVDATGISNYYGDPRNVMLSVNVRM; from the coding sequence ATGCCTTTTCGCACCTTCCCGCTGCCGCGCAAGGCGGCCCCGCCGCCGTCTTCTTCCTGGCTTCCGCCGAAACGGCTGGTCCTGATTCTGGGCGCGCTCTGGGCGTTGCAGGCCCTGCCGGCGGCGGCCCAGACCGCCGAGGCGCCCGCCGCCGCTTCCACGCGGCAATATCGCATCCCCGCCGGCCCACTGGCCGACGTCGTCAATCAGTTCGCCGGCCAGGCGGGCATCGCGCTGACCTTCGACGCCAACGCCTTGCAGGGCGAGACCTCGCGCGGCGTGCAAGGCAGCTTCGACGTCGACGGCGGACTGCGCCAGGCACTGGCCGGCAGCCGCTGGCAGGCGCACCGCAGGGCCAACGGCGCCTACGTGCTGGAACCCGCGCCGGCGGCGGACCGTGGCGCGGCCGACGCGGGAGCGAGCGTGACGATGGCCACGGTGAGCGTCACGGGCAGCGCCGACCGCGCCACGACCGAGCACTCCGGCGCCTATGGCGGGTCGGCCACCACGATATTCAAGGGCCAGCAATCGGTGCGCGAAACGCCGCAGCCGGTGACCATCGTGTCGCGCCAGTTGCTGAACGACCGCATGCTGCCCGACCTGCACGACGTGCTGCAGAACGTGCCGGGCGTGACGGTCGACTACACCGACAGCGAACGGGTGAACTACTATTCGCGCGGCTACCAGATCGACTCGTTGCAGGTCGACGGCATCAACATGTACCAGAGCGGCTCGACCTTCGTCCAGCCCGACACCGCCGTGCTGGACCGCATCGAAATCCTGCGCGGGTCGGCGGGCATCCTGCGTGGCTCGGGCAACCCGTCGGCCACGGTCAACCTGGTGCGCAAGCTGCCCACCCGCGACTTCCAGGCCAGCGTCACCGGCACGTTGGGATCCTGGGACCGCCGCCGCGCCGAGGCGGACATCTCGGGCTCGTTCAATGACAGCCAGACGCTGCGCGGCCGCATCGTCGCCGTCACCGACGACAAGGACTTCTTCCAGGACGCGCGCGACGAGCACCGCCGCGTCTTCTACGGCGTGCTGCAGGCCGATATCACCGACCGCACCACCGTCACGGCCTCCTTCGAGCACAGCCAGTTGAAGGCCACCGGCGCCTGGGGCGGCCTGCCGCGCAACTTCGACGGCTCGGCCCTGGACCTGGGACGCAGCACCTACCTGGGCAGCGACTGGAACCACTGGAATCGCTGGAACGAGCAGGCCATGCTCAGCGTCGAGCACATGTTCGACAACGAATGGCAAATCAAGGCCACGGCCATGAACACGCGTTTCCGCTACTTCGACGGCGGTTTCACGCAGACCTATATTTCCCGCGCCAGCAAGACCAATCCCTACCTGTTCAACGTGGTGACGTCGGATTATCCCAACAGCGCCAGCGACCAGAACGCCTTCGTCCTGACCGCCAACGGTCCCTTCGAAGCCTTCGGCCGCAAGCACCACCTGACCGTCGGCGCGGAAAGCAGCTACGTGCGCACCACCGCCTCCAGCGGCTACGCCAGCTACGGTCCCCTGAACAACATCGACATCCGCGACTGGGATTCGTACCGCACCTATCCCGAACCCAGCAGCTACGCCGGCGGCAGCTATTACGAGGCCAGCAACAACGTCGTCAAGCAGCAGGCGCTGTACGCCTTGGGCCGTTTTTCCATCGCCGATCCCTTGACCGTGATGCTCGGCGCGCGCGGCACCTGGTACGACTACGAAGTCTTGCAGGGCACCGCCAAGTACCGCGTGAACCACGAGATCACGCCCTATGGCGGCGTCGTCTACGACCTGAACGACACCTTCAGCGTCTACGGCAGCTACAGCCAGATCTTCCAGCCCCAGCAGGCCTACGACAGCGGCGGCAATCTGCTGGACCCGATCCGGGGCGACGACTACGAAGCCGGCATCAAGGGCGAGTTCTTCGGCGGCCGCCTGAACACCGCGCTGTCGCTGTTCCAGATCACCAACAAGGGCAAGGCGATGGACGACGCCAGCAGCCCGAATCCCTGCCTGCCCAACTATCCGACGGGCTATTGCAAGGTGGACGGCGGCAAGACGCGCAGCCGCGGCTGGGAGCTGGAAGTGTCGGGCGAGTTGACGCCCGACTGGCAGATCATGGCCGGCTACACCAACACGCGCACCAAGTACCTGAAGGACTCCACGGCCAGCAACGTGGGCCTGCCGATACGCTCGCTGGACCCGCGCCACCTCGTGCGCGTTTTCACCACCTATCGCCTGCCGGGAGCCTTGCATGGCCTGACCCTGGGCGGGGGCGTCCAGGCGCAGAGCAGCACCTACGCCACGGGCGGCGGCGTTACCGCGAAGCAGGGCGGCTACGCCATCTACAACGCCATGGCCGCGTACGACATCAACAAGCACGTGCGCGTGCAATTGAACGTCAACAACATTTTCGACAAGGTCTACTACAAGAAGGTGGATGCGACGGGCATCAGCAACTACTACGGAGACCCGCGCAACGTCATGTTGTCGGTGAATGTAAGGATGTAG
- the modD gene encoding ModD protein — translation MNTVFIDDATIDRWIAEDAPLLDLTTHLLAVGDRPAAMQWVLRGGGVVACSEEAARIAQRCGATVTGLVASGQRAAPGGTVVSAQGPAEALLRAWKVAQNLLEHACGIAAATDAMVAAVRAAAPKVAVLTTRKHAPGVKAITLKSTLAGGAFPHRLGVGETVLVFGQHRALIGDWPAVAERLQALGHAVAEKKIVIEAESLEEALAAVDAGADVVQFDKVSPDDLRAWCPRLRERAPGIGLLAAGGIRKDNAVAYATSGVDALVTSSLHYAPPADVGVRIAPLAA, via the coding sequence ATGAATACCGTATTCATCGATGACGCGACGATCGACCGCTGGATTGCCGAAGACGCCCCGCTGCTGGACCTGACCACGCATCTGCTCGCGGTCGGCGACCGGCCGGCGGCGATGCAATGGGTGCTGCGCGGCGGCGGCGTGGTGGCCTGCAGCGAAGAGGCCGCGCGCATCGCGCAACGCTGCGGCGCGACGGTGACCGGCCTGGTCGCCTCGGGCCAGCGGGCCGCGCCCGGCGGCACGGTCGTGTCCGCGCAAGGACCCGCCGAAGCCTTGCTGCGCGCCTGGAAAGTAGCGCAGAACCTGCTCGAGCACGCCTGCGGCATCGCCGCGGCCACCGATGCCATGGTCGCCGCGGTGCGCGCCGCCGCGCCCAAGGTGGCGGTGCTGACCACCCGCAAGCACGCGCCGGGCGTCAAGGCGATCACCTTGAAGTCGACGCTGGCCGGCGGCGCCTTCCCCCATCGGCTGGGCGTGGGCGAAACCGTGCTGGTGTTCGGCCAGCACCGGGCCTTGATCGGCGACTGGCCGGCCGTCGCCGAGCGGCTGCAAGCCCTCGGGCATGCCGTGGCCGAGAAGAAGATCGTCATCGAGGCCGAGTCGCTGGAGGAAGCGCTGGCGGCCGTCGATGCGGGCGCCGACGTCGTGCAGTTCGACAAGGTCTCGCCGGACGACTTGCGCGCCTGGTGCCCCCGACTGCGCGAACGCGCGCCGGGCATCGGCTTGCTCGCCGCGGGAGGGATACGCAAGGACAACGCGGTGGCCTACGCCACCAGCGGCGTCGACGCGCTGGTGACCAGCAGCCTGCACTATGCGCCGCCGGCCGACGTCGGCGTGCGCATCGCCCCGCTGGCGGCGTAG
- a CDS encoding DUF4880 domain-containing protein — translation MEPSRSLTPRQRQATEEAARWFARLMEPGVQASVHEAWERWLSHSPENRQAWAKVEAVRRCFVEVPREIALPALQGADAKRRNALRWALMGAVALPLGMLLPELPEEWKAWNAAIKTAVGQISAFSLAGDVQAVLDTDSAVDVVSTAHADRIVLRRGRVYLSASPRASAGAGLEGGDAAPSVAAGAAGALPATARSLIVETRHGTVSTTGAEFTVSLRDDFSLVHVNRDDVRVMPRAAGAAADEVRAGFRAAFSAAGVRLDEARPNRMFAAWHTGSLMAVNMPLGDFVHKLRAYRRGALFLDDALAALPVSGTFPLSRTDLALDALENSYPVRIRRLTRYVTWIEKRAA, via the coding sequence ATGGAGCCGTCCCGATCCCTGACCCCGCGGCAGCGCCAGGCCACCGAAGAGGCCGCCCGCTGGTTCGCGCGCCTGATGGAGCCCGGCGTCCAGGCCTCGGTGCACGAGGCCTGGGAGCGGTGGCTGTCCCATAGTCCTGAAAACCGGCAGGCATGGGCCAAGGTCGAGGCCGTGCGGCGTTGCTTCGTCGAGGTCCCGCGCGAGATCGCCCTGCCGGCCTTGCAGGGGGCGGACGCGAAACGCCGCAATGCGCTGCGTTGGGCCCTGATGGGGGCGGTCGCCCTTCCGCTTGGCATGCTGCTGCCGGAACTGCCCGAGGAATGGAAGGCGTGGAACGCGGCCATCAAGACGGCGGTGGGCCAGATTTCCGCATTCTCCCTGGCAGGCGACGTCCAGGCCGTGCTGGATACCGACAGCGCGGTGGACGTGGTTTCCACCGCCCATGCGGACCGCATCGTCCTGCGCCGCGGGCGCGTCTATTTGAGCGCTTCGCCGCGGGCAAGCGCCGGGGCAGGCCTGGAAGGCGGGGATGCGGCGCCGTCCGTGGCCGCCGGCGCGGCCGGGGCGCTCCCGGCAACGGCCCGCTCGCTCATCGTCGAGACCCGGCACGGGACGGTGTCCACCACGGGCGCCGAGTTTACCGTCAGCCTGCGCGACGACTTCAGCCTGGTGCACGTCAACCGCGACGACGTGCGGGTCATGCCGCGCGCCGCGGGCGCGGCGGCGGACGAGGTCCGGGCAGGCTTTCGCGCGGCGTTCTCCGCCGCCGGGGTCCGCCTGGACGAGGCCCGCCCGAACAGGATGTTCGCCGCATGGCACACGGGTTCGCTCATGGCGGTCAACATGCCGCTGGGCGACTTCGTGCACAAGCTGCGCGCCTATCGGCGCGGCGCCCTGTTCCTGGACGACGCCCTGGCCGCGCTGCCCGTGTCCGGCACCTTTCCCCTGTCGCGGACGGATCTCGCGCTGGACGCGCTGGAGAACAGCTACCCCGTCCGGATACGCCGTCTCACGCGCTACGTGACCTGGATCGAAAAGCGCGCCGCCTGA
- a CDS encoding sigma-70 family RNA polymerase sigma factor, whose product MTLPSMAWEPRYADPDHSFSTLYRTHHSWLTGWLRRRGADHHDAADLAQETFIRVLQSSVAANIGEPRAYLATVARGLVVDLWRRRALEQAYLQVLQAMPVEHQPSLEAQALVRERLFKLDKMLDGLGAKVKKAFLMAMFDGAAYPVIAERLGVSVRTVGEYMAKAMARCCLIMD is encoded by the coding sequence ATGACCTTGCCTTCGATGGCCTGGGAGCCCCGCTATGCGGACCCGGACCATAGCTTCTCGACCTTGTACCGAACCCACCATTCCTGGCTGACGGGATGGTTGAGGCGCCGGGGCGCGGATCATCACGATGCGGCCGATCTGGCGCAGGAGACATTCATCCGGGTGCTGCAATCCAGCGTCGCGGCCAATATCGGCGAACCGCGCGCCTACCTGGCGACGGTGGCGCGTGGCCTGGTCGTCGACCTCTGGCGCCGCCGGGCGCTGGAACAGGCTTATCTGCAAGTCCTGCAGGCCATGCCGGTGGAGCACCAGCCCTCGCTGGAAGCCCAGGCCCTGGTCAGGGAACGCCTGTTCAAGCTGGACAAGATGCTGGACGGCCTGGGCGCCAAGGTGAAGAAGGCGTTCCTGATGGCCATGTTCGACGGCGCCGCCTATCCCGTCATCGCCGAACGCCTGGGCGTGTCGGTGCGCACGGTGGGCGAGTACATGGCCAAGGCGATGGCCCGCTGCTGCCTCATCATGGATTGA
- a CDS encoding ABC transporter permease subunit, translated as MSTDALPLPVAGARQAAARRRGRVAALAALPLLLFLLLFFAGPIAGLLSNGFRGEHGGLSLEHYRHLLETPIYRIVLGNTFTIAAAVTVSCVVLSYPLAYLMATVPPTVARVLFFAVLLPFWSSALVRTSAWIALLGKNGPLNALLTTVGIIDQPMAFLYNFTGVMIGMTHVLMPFVVLPLYASFRSLDGNLVQAAQSLGAGSAGIFSRVVLPLTCPGAVAGGIIVFMNAVGYYITPSLMGGPGQRMAAELISHNITEELNWGLAAALAGVLLATVLLSLWIFNRLFGLNNLISASSGKGSNQTGYRRTPGGRVAALLGVACAIFLLLPIVVVIPMSFGTTDFPIFPPPHYGLRWYENFFADGKWLAALASSTRIAVAVTLLATALGTAAALGVSRLGQRRQGWLDAFFIVPMSVPAIVTAVALYYLFAPMGWVANSAAVVLGHTVLAAPYVYITMRAALRSLDPSLELAALGMGASWPTMFRLVMLPALLPSLVGGAVFAFVSSFDDVVMALFLTTIRNRTLPKLMFEGLANDFDPTVISASCLLVGATALILLANLLLRRKKEH; from the coding sequence ATGAGCACCGACGCCCTTCCCTTGCCCGTGGCCGGCGCGCGCCAGGCCGCCGCGCGCCGCCGCGGCCGGGTCGCCGCACTGGCCGCCCTGCCCCTGCTGCTGTTCCTGCTGCTGTTCTTCGCCGGCCCCATCGCGGGCCTGCTCAGCAACGGCTTCCGGGGCGAACACGGCGGCCTGTCGCTGGAGCATTACCGCCACCTGCTGGAAACGCCCATCTACCGCATCGTGCTGGGCAACACCTTCACCATCGCCGCGGCGGTCACCGTGTCCTGCGTGGTGCTGAGCTATCCGCTGGCCTACCTGATGGCCACGGTGCCGCCTACCGTGGCGCGCGTGCTGTTCTTCGCCGTGCTGCTGCCGTTCTGGTCCAGCGCCCTGGTGCGCACCTCGGCCTGGATCGCCCTGCTCGGCAAGAACGGGCCGCTCAATGCCCTGCTGACCACGGTGGGCATCATCGACCAGCCCATGGCCTTCCTGTACAACTTCACCGGCGTCATGATAGGCATGACCCACGTGCTCATGCCCTTCGTGGTGCTGCCGCTCTATGCGTCGTTCCGTTCGCTGGACGGCAATCTGGTGCAGGCCGCGCAAAGCCTGGGCGCGGGCTCGGCGGGCATCTTCAGCCGCGTCGTCCTGCCCCTGACCTGCCCCGGCGCGGTGGCCGGCGGCATCATCGTCTTCATGAACGCGGTGGGCTACTACATCACGCCGTCGCTGATGGGCGGCCCGGGCCAGCGCATGGCCGCCGAACTCATCTCGCACAACATCACCGAAGAACTGAACTGGGGCCTGGCCGCGGCGCTGGCGGGCGTGCTGCTGGCGACGGTATTGCTGTCGCTCTGGATCTTCAACCGCCTCTTCGGCCTGAACAACCTGATCAGCGCGAGTTCCGGCAAGGGCAGCAACCAGACCGGCTACCGGCGCACGCCCGGCGGCCGCGTGGCCGCCCTGCTCGGCGTCGCCTGCGCCATCTTCCTGCTGCTGCCCATCGTGGTGGTGATCCCGATGAGCTTCGGCACCACGGATTTCCCGATATTCCCGCCGCCCCACTACGGCCTGCGCTGGTATGAAAACTTCTTCGCCGACGGCAAGTGGCTGGCGGCGCTGGCCTCCAGCACGCGCATCGCGGTCGCCGTCACGCTGCTGGCCACCGCGCTGGGCACCGCCGCCGCGCTGGGCGTGAGCCGCCTGGGCCAGCGCCGGCAGGGCTGGCTGGACGCCTTCTTCATCGTGCCCATGTCGGTGCCCGCCATCGTCACCGCCGTGGCGCTCTACTACCTCTTCGCGCCCATGGGCTGGGTGGCCAACTCCGCGGCGGTGGTCCTGGGCCACACGGTCCTGGCCGCGCCCTACGTCTACATCACCATGCGCGCCGCGCTGCGCAGCCTGGATCCCAGCCTGGAACTGGCCGCGCTGGGCATGGGCGCCTCCTGGCCGACGATGTTCCGTCTGGTCATGCTGCCCGCGCTGCTTCCCAGCCTGGTCGGCGGCGCCGTGTTCGCCTTCGTGAGCTCCTTCGACGACGTCGTGATGGCGCTCTTCCTGACCACGATACGCAACCGCACCCTGCCCAAGCTCATGTTCGAGGGCCTGGCCA
- a CDS encoding ABC transporter substrate-binding protein, with protein MNLKWKRLTSAAAIALTMATGAAHAAELNFASWGGNYQGAIREAWLKPFSKETGITVNEDTDPQVAKIRAMIDTKSVSWDVVTENSARLTRGIKLGVFEKITPDMVPQDHVIPSARNDYGVPSEIFSTNIGFSTQAFPAGKPQPSTFADFWDVKKFPGKRTLQDDPATVIEAALIADGVAPADVYKVLATPAGLDRAFKKIEEIKPYVARWWKSGAEPVNALASGEVVMALGWNGRFQAGIDSGLPIAMGWGDSIAQVGYFAIVKGAPHRAEAIKLLNFMTQPKNQAEFSKYIAYGPTTEQALPLIDAKRLERLPSTTERLKHSIFLNSEFWDANGPAITERYNQVRAR; from the coding sequence ATGAATCTCAAATGGAAGCGCCTCACATCCGCCGCCGCCATCGCCCTGACGATGGCCACCGGCGCGGCGCACGCGGCCGAACTCAATTTCGCGAGCTGGGGCGGCAACTACCAAGGCGCGATCCGCGAGGCGTGGCTCAAGCCCTTCTCCAAGGAAACGGGCATCACCGTCAATGAGGACACCGATCCGCAAGTGGCCAAGATCCGCGCCATGATCGACACCAAGTCGGTTTCCTGGGACGTGGTCACGGAAAACAGCGCGCGCCTGACGCGCGGCATCAAGCTCGGCGTCTTCGAGAAGATCACGCCCGACATGGTCCCGCAGGATCACGTGATTCCCAGCGCGCGCAACGACTACGGCGTGCCTTCGGAAATCTTCTCGACCAACATCGGCTTCTCCACCCAGGCCTTCCCGGCCGGCAAGCCCCAGCCCAGCACCTTCGCGGATTTCTGGGACGTGAAGAAATTCCCCGGCAAGCGCACCTTGCAGGACGACCCGGCCACGGTGATCGAGGCCGCCCTGATCGCCGACGGCGTCGCGCCGGCCGACGTCTACAAGGTGCTGGCCACGCCCGCCGGCCTGGACCGCGCGTTCAAGAAGATCGAGGAAATCAAGCCCTACGTGGCGCGCTGGTGGAAGAGCGGCGCGGAGCCGGTCAACGCGCTGGCCAGCGGCGAAGTCGTGATGGCGCTGGGCTGGAACGGCCGCTTCCAGGCCGGCATCGACTCGGGCCTGCCCATCGCCATGGGCTGGGGCGACAGCATCGCGCAGGTCGGCTACTTCGCCATCGTCAAGGGCGCGCCGCACCGCGCCGAGGCCATCAAGCTGCTGAACTTCATGACCCAGCCCAAGAACCAGGCCGAGTTCAGCAAGTACATCGCCTACGGCCCGACCACCGAGCAGGCCCTGCCCCTGATCGACGCCAAGCGCCTGGAGCGCCTGCCCTCGACTACCGAGCGCCTGAAGCACAGCATCTTCCTGAACTCGGAATTCTGGGACGCCAACGGCCCCGCCATCACCGAGCGCTACAACCAGGTTCGCGCCCGCTGA
- the modA gene encoding molybdate ABC transporter substrate-binding protein has protein sequence MSRAAWGHFLPRRRFAGGLLVLAALLAGAPVQAADGVLIAAMGGYRKPVLELVAAFHKETGLEAQAAFGHIKQIETQARQNPDVAFLIGDRNLLEPTGLFSRFDRIGTGRLVLVASKGKPLAGVDDLKGPAFARIALPHRVRTVFGAAADACMKHLGLDGALAPKLLEVDSVPQVGGYIASGEVDAGFVNKTEALAIADRAGPSLEMPQSCYAPIELALGTVKGHTLTAAESRFEQFLQGDVARGIMDANGL, from the coding sequence GTGAGCCGCGCGGCGTGGGGGCATTTTCTACCGCGCCGCCGCTTCGCCGGCGGCCTGCTGGTCCTGGCCGCGCTGCTGGCCGGCGCGCCCGTGCAGGCGGCCGACGGCGTGCTCATCGCCGCCATGGGCGGCTACCGCAAGCCGGTGCTGGAGCTGGTGGCGGCCTTCCACAAGGAAACCGGCCTGGAGGCCCAGGCGGCGTTCGGCCACATCAAGCAGATCGAGACCCAGGCCAGGCAGAACCCGGACGTCGCTTTCCTGATCGGCGACCGGAACCTGCTGGAACCGACCGGCCTGTTCAGCCGCTTCGACCGCATCGGCACGGGACGCCTGGTGCTGGTGGCGAGCAAGGGCAAACCGCTGGCCGGCGTCGACGACCTGAAGGGCCCGGCCTTTGCCCGCATCGCGCTGCCCCACCGCGTGCGCACCGTCTTCGGCGCGGCGGCCGATGCCTGCATGAAGCACCTGGGGCTCGACGGCGCGCTGGCGCCGAAGCTGCTGGAGGTCGACAGCGTGCCCCAGGTCGGCGGCTACATCGCCTCGGGCGAAGTCGATGCCGGCTTCGTCAACAAGACCGAGGCGCTGGCCATCGCCGACCGCGCCGGCCCGTCCCTGGAAATGCCCCAGTCGTGCTACGCCCCCATCGAACTGGCGCTCGGCACGGTCAAGGGGCACACGCTCACCGCCGCGGAAAGCCGCTTCGAACAATTCCTGCAAGGCGATGTCGCCCGCGGCATCATGGACGCCAACGGACTCTAG
- the modB gene encoding molybdate ABC transporter permease subunit — MPKTCAWSSIPLTLRIMGWSVLLQLAIGLPLAWLLARRAFPGKSLLDALVTLPLVFPPIVIGYALLLLLGREGWLLRWLPPDWRPDLVFSETGLVIAAVVAGLPLMVKPSQAAFAEVDEALREVALSLGARPWRVILRIELPLARRGILAGLMLAAGRAMGEVGISLMLGGNISGRTETLSLAVYNHVLGAETDCANALSLVLVGLAALAFFQLRRLERHEYRIHR, encoded by the coding sequence CTGCCGAAAACCTGCGCCTGGTCCTCGATCCCGCTGACCCTGCGGATCATGGGCTGGAGCGTGCTGCTGCAACTGGCGATCGGCCTGCCGCTGGCCTGGCTGCTGGCCCGGCGCGCGTTTCCGGGCAAGTCCCTGCTCGACGCGCTGGTGACACTGCCGCTGGTCTTTCCGCCCATCGTCATCGGCTATGCGCTGTTGCTGCTGCTGGGCCGCGAGGGCTGGCTGTTGCGCTGGCTGCCGCCGGACTGGCGGCCCGACCTGGTGTTCAGCGAAACCGGCCTGGTGATCGCCGCCGTGGTGGCCGGCCTGCCGTTGATGGTCAAGCCCTCCCAGGCCGCTTTCGCCGAGGTCGACGAAGCGCTGCGCGAGGTGGCGCTGTCCCTGGGCGCGCGGCCCTGGCGGGTGATCCTGCGGATCGAATTGCCGCTGGCCCGGCGCGGCATCCTGGCCGGCCTGATGCTGGCCGCCGGCCGCGCCATGGGCGAAGTCGGCATCTCGCTGATGCTGGGCGGCAACATCAGCGGCCGCACCGAAACCTTGTCGCTGGCCGTGTACAACCACGTGCTGGGCGCCGAGACGGATTGCGCGAACGCGCTGTCGCTGGTGCTGGTCGGGCTGGCGGCCCTGGCTTTTTTTCAACTTCGACGACTGGAACGCCATGAATACCGTATTCATCGATGA
- a CDS encoding acetyl-CoA carboxylase biotin carboxylase subunit: MTLNKILIANRGAIAARVLRAAQAMGLRTVCVYSEADRGLPYLDQADETYCIGESAPAASYLNQAALMKALRESAADAVHPGYGFLSENAEFAQAVQDAGACFIGPSPRWLAAMGHKTRARALMASHGMPMGAASPVLTGTPAEQLRAVEAVGFPVLIKPAGGGGGIGMIPVTEAAALPAALERAASLSARSFGKAELYAEKLVSRPRHIEFQILADRHGAVQHVFERDCSIQRRHQKVIEESPAPGIARDAIDALGRRIAAILAELGYDVIGTVEMLHGDGAFNFLEMNTRLQVEHAVTEMACGIDLVQAQIRLAAGDRLQDVLPRAPAPRGHAIEARVYAEDPVRFFPSPGTLARFEPPHGEGVRVETGYAAGNAVTPFYDPLLAKVIAHGADRGEAIGRLRAALSGFEIAGVKNNIPFILAVLDSPAFLAGDVHTGLGAEVLARK; encoded by the coding sequence ATGACGTTGAACAAGATCCTGATCGCCAACCGGGGGGCCATCGCCGCCCGCGTGCTGCGCGCCGCGCAAGCCATGGGGCTGCGCACCGTCTGCGTGTATTCGGAAGCGGATCGCGGCCTGCCCTATCTGGACCAGGCCGACGAGACGTACTGCATCGGCGAAAGCGCGCCGGCCGCCAGCTACCTGAACCAGGCCGCGTTGATGAAGGCGTTGCGCGAAAGCGCGGCCGATGCCGTCCATCCGGGCTATGGCTTTCTTTCCGAGAACGCCGAGTTCGCGCAGGCGGTGCAGGACGCCGGCGCATGCTTCATCGGCCCGTCGCCGCGCTGGCTGGCGGCCATGGGACACAAGACCCGCGCCCGCGCGCTGATGGCCTCGCACGGCATGCCCATGGGCGCCGCCAGCCCGGTGTTGACGGGCACGCCGGCCGAACAGTTGCGGGCCGTCGAGGCGGTCGGCTTTCCGGTGCTGATCAAGCCGGCGGGCGGCGGCGGCGGCATCGGCATGATCCCCGTGACCGAGGCGGCCGCATTGCCGGCCGCGCTGGAACGCGCGGCGTCGCTGTCCGCGCGCAGCTTCGGCAAGGCGGAGCTGTACGCGGAAAAACTCGTCTCGCGGCCGCGCCATATCGAATTCCAGATACTGGCCGACCGCCATGGCGCCGTCCAGCACGTCTTCGAACGGGATTGCTCCATCCAGCGGCGCCACCAGAAGGTGATCGAGGAATCGCCGGCGCCGGGCATCGCGCGCGATGCCATCGACGCGCTCGGCCGGCGCATTGCCGCCATCCTGGCGGAGCTGGGCTACGACGTGATCGGCACCGTGGAAATGCTCCATGGCGACGGCGCCTTCAACTTCCTGGAAATGAATACCCGGCTGCAGGTCGAGCACGCGGTGACCGAGATGGCCTGCGGCATCGACCTGGTCCAGGCGCAGATCCGGCTGGCCGCCGGCGACCGCTTGCAGGACGTGCTGCCGCGGGCGCCGGCGCCGCGCGGCCACGCCATCGAGGCGCGCGTGTACGCGGAGGACCCCGTGCGATTCTTCCCCTCGCCCGGCACGCTGGCGCGCTTCGAGCCGCCGCATGGCGAAGGCGTCAGGGTGGAGACCGGCTACGCCGCGGGCAATGCCGTCACGCCTTTCTACGACCCGCTGCTGGCCAAGGTCATCGCCCACGGGGCGGATCGCGGCGAGGCGATCGGACGCTTGCGCGCCGCCTTGTCGGGTTTCGAGATCGCGGGCGTCAAGAACAATATCCCGTTCATCCTGGCCGTGCTGGACAGCCCGGCCTTCCTGGCCGGCGACGTGCATACGGGCCTGGGGGCGGAGGTGCTGGCGCGGAAATGA
- a CDS encoding acetyl-CoA carboxylase biotin carboxyl carrier protein subunit: MSSTRIEAVTTGKVWKIEVQPGSPVQADDVVMILESMKMEIPVQAPAAGVIARILVQEGDLVEEGQAVAELE; this comes from the coding sequence ATGAGCAGCACCCGCATCGAAGCCGTCACCACGGGCAAGGTATGGAAGATCGAAGTCCAGCCCGGCTCGCCCGTCCAGGCGGACGACGTCGTCATGATCCTGGAATCCATGAAGATGGAAATTCCCGTGCAGGCGCCGGCCGCCGGCGTCATCGCCAGGATCCTGGTGCAGGAAGGGGATCTCGTCGAGGAAGGCCAGGCCGTCGCCGAACTGGAGTGA